The region TCTGTGAGTATTCTGCTTCTGGTATTTGGATGAATTCTACCTTGATATTCGGATACTTCTTCTCGAAAGCTTTTACATAATTATAGGGATCCGGAGGAAGAGCATTCCAGTGTGCATAGCGGATAACAATAACATCATTTGCAAAACTCAACAGAGCAAATCCTACCAATAGGGTGAGGAATACCATCAATCTCCTCATAATACTAACACCTCCCAAAAGTGAAGAGTTCTTTACGCTTTCCCCAGCCACACTGCCATAGAACCAGGTTCTCTATTAGCCCATGCGCAATATGGAACGAGGGTGAAAAGCACTGGAATTTCTTTCGCTTTTGATAATGATCTGTAAAGTTTTCCTTTCCATTCAGAAAGTTCTATCGCTTTTCCCGTTCCCTTAAGAAACACCACTTCTCTGTCAAAGATTCTCCCCTTTTCTTCCTTCATACCTTCTGAATCTACAGTGAGAGTCCACACGTGGAAATTCGGATTGTCTACTTGCTCTGCACAATAGACGATAGGACCTCTTCTCACAGCTACTTTTCCCAAATTATTTCTCACAAGTGGATGTGCTTCTATAAGCTCTGGCTTCATTTTAAGAGAGAATTCAATGGTATGTTTCCCATCCCAGCAACGATTCAATTCCACATAACCATTTTGTGTTTCCACTGAATATTCCTTTCCGTCTATTCTGACGGAGAGGTCGTTTGACCAGCTTGGTACCCTGAGATAGATGCTGAACGGTTCTTCAATACTTGTCTCAATAGTGAAGTATACGTGCCCATTCCATGGATAATCGGTCTCCTGCTCAATTTTCACGGAAGAGCCTTTGAACAAAAATTCAGCAGAGCTTTTTTCGTACAGATGCACTTGTATCCCTTTATTCGAAACAGTATACATGTAACCGGGAAGGGAGGCTATAAATCGTGCGAGATTTGGAGGACAACACGCACAGTCGAACCATTT is a window of Thermotoga sp. DNA encoding:
- a CDS encoding beta-L-arabinofuranosidase domain-containing protein; protein product: MEQVLYNGLLAGISLDGRHYFYFNPLEDSGRTRRQKWFDCACCPPNLARFIASLPGYMYTVSNKGIQVHLYEKSSAEFLFKGSSVKIEQETDYPWNGHVYFTIETSIEEPFSIYLRVPSWSNDLSVRIDGKEYSVETQNGYVELNRCWDGKHTIEFSLKMKPELIEAHPLVRNNLGKVAVRRGPIVYCAEQVDNPNFHVWTLTVDSEGMKEEKGRIFDREVVFLKGTGKAIELSEWKGKLYRSLSKAKEIPVLFTLVPYCAWANREPGSMAVWLGKA